The following are encoded together in the Hydrogenobacter hydrogenophilus genome:
- a CDS encoding tyrosine-type recombinase/integrase, whose protein sequence is MSYQPFLDSYLQSLVRNEKTIRTKKFLMKHLETFGWRSIWDFQTVKEFYEYLESKGLKPSTIKETIREVKAFLRFLKDSGVQVMLDERAFKKLWDYKKLKAKKRKEIFSDQELDRFFAYCDKKPPIYKVFFLLLLHSGLRVNEALSLLPEDLKVKKLGDKEVLFLSVREGKFSKQREVPMVMLSEDEKNFFKRFFLGRKGKPLWSYLLKYPKSVKEKILNYWAVVKFCQMAEKELGFSVYPHKFRYTWISKMLAMGFSPHAVAQWAGHEKVQTTLETYAVVLTEQEILKLWNL, encoded by the coding sequence ATGAGTTATCAACCGTTCTTAGATAGCTATCTTCAGAGTCTTGTCAGGAACGAAAAAACCATAAGGACTAAAAAGTTTTTAATGAAACATCTTGAAACCTTTGGCTGGCGGAGTATATGGGATTTTCAGACAGTAAAAGAGTTCTACGAATACTTGGAGAGCAAAGGACTAAAACCTTCTACAATCAAAGAAACCATAAGGGAAGTAAAGGCTTTTCTTAGGTTCCTAAAGGATAGCGGAGTGCAGGTGATGTTAGATGAGAGGGCGTTTAAAAAGCTCTGGGACTATAAAAAGCTAAAGGCTAAAAAGAGAAAAGAGATCTTTTCTGACCAAGAGCTTGACAGGTTTTTTGCTTACTGCGATAAAAAGCCTCCCATATACAAAGTCTTTTTTCTGCTTTTGCTTCATTCTGGGCTAAGAGTAAATGAAGCTTTGTCGCTGTTGCCAGAAGACCTAAAAGTCAAAAAGCTTGGAGACAAAGAGGTTCTATTTCTAAGTGTGAGAGAGGGTAAGTTTTCAAAGCAGAGGGAGGTACCTATGGTAATGCTTTCTGAAGATGAGAAGAATTTCTTCAAAAGGTTCTTTTTAGGCAGGAAAGGTAAGCCTCTTTGGAGCTATTTGCTAAAATATCCCAAAAGCGTAAAAGAGAAAATCTTAAACTACTGGGCGGTGGTAAAGTTCTGTCAGATGGCAGAAAAAGAACTTGGTTTTAGCGTGTATCCTCACAAGTTTAGATATACGTGGATTTCAAAGATGCTTGCCATGGGCTTTTCTCCACACGCAGTAGCTCAATGGGCAGGGCATGAAAAAGTTCAGACCACCTTAGAAACCTATGCGGTAGTCCTAACGGAACAAGAAATTCTGAAGTTATGGAACCTATAG